A window of the Trichoderma asperellum chromosome 6, complete sequence genome harbors these coding sequences:
- a CDS encoding uncharacterized protein (SECRETED:SignalP(1-19)~EggNog:ENOG41~CAZy:GH92), translating into MGFSRALAAVLTYGSIAQAAYDVFDYVDPLIGTSNGGHVFAGATLPFGLAKAVADSVNDNAGGYASDGGPITGFSHMHDSGTGGGASLGNFPLFPQSGCSGGILDNCYFTKTDRQSMPINSSIEAHPGYFSVTLNTSIKAEMTVANKTALYRFTFPDEPVPMKGGDAMGANVIPYEPVILADLTDLSDSRSKGSVKVDPSSGRITGSGTFNPSFGVGTYNLYFCADFKGASIKDTGIFQNNRAGTNFKELNTETATVTGPPVPGGAFVQFNKPSNNQILARVGLSFISVNQACGNAQSEIPSFDFQGTLDTAEDSWRKKLGVVQVDNTGVDTDILTTFYSGLYRSMLSPQDYTGENPLWESSEPYYDSFYCIWDSFRSIHPLITLVDPYSQTQMVRGLIDIYRHEGKLPDCRMTFCKGWTQGGSNADVVLVDAYLKGLHQGIDWQTGYEALISDAEDEPVNWGIEGRGGLASWKTLGYIPTDDFDPNGVGTFSRSISRTVEYAFNDFCIAEMAQSLHKTADAEKYLKRSKNWKNMWNPNQNSYIYVTNPDGSTGYVDSGFYGFLQPRYLNGTFGYQDAMMCSPMYRFTDCYLVPTGHETYEGSSWLYTFYAPHDMSDLITTLGGPDTFVKRLQFLHETPNLLYFGDEQAFLLVFLFHYAGRPGLSSYFSHYYIPSQFNATIDGIPGNDDSGAMGAFSTLAMMGLWPMGGQNVYLILPPYFPEVSIKNGLTGKTATVKNINFDGGYENIYIQSAKLNGKPYTKSWITHDFFTNGGVLELTLGKNESSWGTSSSSLPPSLDLDI; encoded by the exons ATGGGCTTCTCTCGCGCCTTGGCTGCGGTACTCACTTATGGGTCTATTGCCCAAGCCGCATACGATGTCTTTGACTATGTAGACCCACTAATCGGAACGAGCAATGGAG GACATGTATTTGCGGGCGCAACTCTTCCCTTCGGCCTTGCCAAAGCGGTGGCCGATTCGGTAAATGATAATGCAGGTGGTTATGCCTCCGATGGTGGTCCCA TTACCGGATTTTCTCATATGCACGACAGTGGAACGGGTGGT GGAGCTTCTCTTGGaaattttcctttatttccGCAAAGCGGCTGTTCTGGTGGCATTCTTGATAACTGCTACTTTACTAAAACTGACCGTCAATCGATGCCCATTAACAGTTCCATAGAAGCCCATCCCGGCTACTTCTCGGTTACCCTCAATACTTCTATCAAAGCAGAGATGACCGTAGCCAACAAAACAGCACTATATCGCTTCACGTTTCCTGACGAGCCTGTACCAATGAAGGGTGGTGATGCGATGGGCGCAAATGTTATCCCATATGAGCCAGTGATCTTGGCCGATCTAACAGATCTGTCAGATTCTAGAAGCAAGGGAAGCGTGAAAGTTGACCCCAGCAGTGGGCGCATTACTGGTTCTGGCACATTCAACCCATCTTTTGGAGTCGGCACATACAACCTGTATTTCTGCGCTGACTTTAAGGGAGCCAGCATCAAAGACACCGGTATCTTCCAAAACAACAGGGCCGGAACAAACTTCAAAGAGCTCAACACAGAAACTGCGACAGTTACAGGCCCTCCTGTACCTGGAGGCGCTTTTGTTCAATTTAATAAACCCAGCAATAACCAGATCTTGGCTAGAGTAGGCTTGTCTTTTATCAGTGTGAACCAAGCATGCGGCAATGCCCAATCCGAAATTCCCAGCTTTGACTTTCAAGGAACACTTGATACGGCTGAGGATTCATGGAGAAAAAAGCTAGGAGTTGTGCAAGTCGATAACACAGGAGTGGACACCGATATCCTGACTACTTTTTATTCGGGGCTTTATCGATCTATGCTATCTCCTCAGGATTACACAGGGGAGAATCCACTTTGGGAGAGCAGCGAACCTt ACTATGACTCTTTTTACTGCATATGGGATTCGTTCCGCAGCATCCACCCGTTGATTACGCTTGTCGACCCGTATAGCCAAACGCAGATGGTCCGCGGACTCATCGACATTTACCGTCACGAAGGAAAATTACCGGACTGTCGTATGACCTTTTGTAAAGGCTGGACACAGGGAGGCAGTAACGCAGATGTGGTTCTAGTTGATGCGTATTTGAAAGGACTTCACCAAGGTATCGACTGGCAGACTGGATACGAGGCGTTAATCTCGGATGCCGAAG ACGAGCCTGTGAATTGGGGAATCGAGGGACGTGGCGGCCTGGCCAGCTGGAAGACGCTTGGGTATATACCCACTGATGATTTTGACCCCAATG GAGTTGGTACTTTCTCAAGATCCATTTCTAGAACAGTTGAATATGCCTTCAATGACTTCTGCATTGCCGAAATGGCTCAGTCGCTCCACAAGACAGCTGACGCGGAGAAATATCTCAAGCGCTCTAAGAACTGGAAGAACATGTGGAACCCAAATCAAAACTCTTACATCTACGTCACTAACCCCGATGGTTCGACTGGCTATGTCGACAGTGGCTTTTACGGGTTCCTGCAGCCGAGATATTTGAACGGCACGTTTGGCTATCAAGACGCCATGATGTGCAGCCCTATGTACAGGTTTACAGACTGTTATTTGGTTCCTACTGGCCATGAG ACCTATGAGGGCAGCAGCTGGCTCTACACTTTCTACGCCCCTCACGACATGAGTGACCTCATCACCACACTTGGTGGCCCCGATACATTTGTCAAGCGCCTCCAATTCCTTCACGAGACTCCAAACTTGCTTTACTTTGGTGATGAACAAGCTTTCCTGTTGGTCTTTCTCTTCCACTATGCTGGTCGTCCCGGCTTGTCCTCGTACTTTAGCCACTACTACATCCCTTCACAGTTCAACGCTACCATAGATGGCATCCCTGGTAACGATGACTCCGGCGCCATGGGAGCTTTCAGCACTCTTGCCATGATGGGTTTGTGGCCAATGGGTGGACAGAACGTCTATCTTATCTTGCCTCCATATTTCCCTGAAGTTAGCATCAAGAATGGACTCACGGGCAAGACGGCGACTGTGAAGAACATCAACTTTGATGGAGGGTATGAAAACATTTACATCCAGAGCGCGAAGCTCAATGGGAAACCATACACCAAGAGCTGGATCACCCACGATTTCTTTACGAATGGAGGCGTGTTGGAGCTGACGTTGGGGAAGAATGAGAGCAGCTGGGGAACAAGTTCGTCTAGTCTGCCGCCTAGTTTGGATCTAGACATTTAG
- a CDS encoding uncharacterized protein (EggNog:ENOG41) has product MEAQLSIQALQAAYHMPWPYTKTALTRPGLLQPFSLPLDENFILYNASDDWQELITSHSAEQTVIMVMRVRSLSQRMPSWTKSAKRLSRSDARFSTSTERMNSSMELTDPLSPEDEKSFQLVAGGTSDQLRWLEIDNGAKKPEDAASEIAPSEDPSSEEPQSEEVSNEEAADEAVSGDNAASDNATSVNAPSVKEAASVKAVSTKAPSTKAASQKLTLDDATDVDSDEPESYVLQCHDDVNNHLRQINEALSLISIMGPTRSGKSTLMNLLAGCTTEPLFSTSPGAESWTRGTNLGNKIMGVKEFSRLDDGVELPLVGSQRVAFLDTEGHGDQGDLYDIILFTPALLCSRVIVFNTTDVAKDTILTSLAMMTLAAEKLHFGGDKKTSGPKFGQLVIIINKYDLGGSVDDVRKNILRKEIGRTEAIKRRNKIREKLSAEFEDVTVHLLRGNSLKEGVQAKINDKSKEFLVLDDFNDNYVKDFKNLRASLSQMLRIPRLVAGAPLTGASTADFVSSIVKSINRLEQNGQLHVPDIWRAAENEAINRSHIKFHHDYREACNKLSQDTRLLSTKDCNKKLDRAMQKCLNSVRDSLRYLSQQTIKDTCESLAKESEGQRNEVLAANLQKIEAFAEKELTELIGSIQDTLNEAASDFKSFSLNTAEKLLDQYHGDLLEAYKKKISSYDEQALSRNYSVTYDRAFFTAAAIVKQNLSVAWASWVVELDTTRSEAISSALEQQYLESLVGDESIWETTADEEQSSHLEQYYNTIDTEYLWENASAIKESYTEKVNKAKDLVKSKVTVRAQEMEKAIVQEIDKRLASYQRQLDESLLPKEDVGDFKTITDTTDSRDGLITFLKEQAISSRLYDHHLNEFDNQLSTKKSTYGDRYTTVLKDFLAYLEEELDRVVKTQIEDFKNQSDTLAITRTVSKDRITNHLATCETAAKAAFEASVANFSITHEDSKTRVIEARNKLASGISDYHIAKLLLLDALVNKWNRQALNRAINEVMAGVVDFTLDTPEKLEEGIRKAKMAYFGEACGELTKQAETWETFEQRSETLYENVRRAQAVFKTKGISYESTTSELESKVIHGISRPFADLANLLGMSWISSGSEFQHELHPEGSGRSYLLKNLSKPKGFGNKQCTSLRFDNWRAEFSDFVFDEPIIQELSPFTVKTITVPAQDENTQVNISIKETKTETIVHSNHAMFNAQNEYTSTTGTEDAIASTIKAAFNGSDAFTDGKRNEVTLDIDFNCPVICPAKRATTVTCSGYTQLKSITYTAKMKLVPEVTFTGGFTRWGGKNNENPNFLRGESRKRVYKDINNGPADQLKDKAAQNADPWDWNEAIEKNPQIQTLVDRISDPQCFEMYVRGKWEGISGWNFVIQTDIKTT; this is encoded by the exons ATGGAAGCCCAACTCAGCATACAGGCCCTGCAAGCGGCCTATCACATGCCGTGGCCTTACACCAAGACTGCATTGAC TCGCCCGGGGCTTCtccagcctttttctttaccgCTTGATGAGAACTTCATTTTATACAATGCCAGCGACGACTGGCAAGAGCTCATCACCAGTCATTCAGCAGAGCAGACAGTCATCATGGTTATGAGAGTGAGATCGCTGTCTCAGCGCATGCCATCATGGACCAAGTCGGCCA AACGACTCTCGAGGAGCGATGCGCGGTTTAGCACGTCCACCGAGCGGATGAACAGCTCCATGGAGCTTACGGATCCGTTAAG TCcagaagatgagaagagctTCCAGCTAGTTGCAGGCGGGACCAGCGACCAGCTTCGGTGGCTTGAGATTGACAATGGCGCCAAGAAGCCTGAGGACGCCGCCAGCGAAATTGCTCCCAGTGAGGATCCTTCAAGCGAGGAGCCCCAAAGCGAGGAGGTTTCGAATGAGGAGGCTGCCGATGAGGCTGTATCAGGCGACAATGCCGCCAGCGATAACGCCACCAGTGTAAATGCTCCCAGCGTCAAGGAGGCTGCCAGCGTCAAGGCCGTCAGTACCAAGGCGCCCAGCACAAAGGCTGCCAGCCAAAAGCTCACCCTTGACGATGCTACTGACGTCGACTCTGATGAGCCTGAGAGCTACGTACTGCAATGTCACGACGACGTGAACAACCATCTGCGGCAGATCAATGAGGCGCTCAgtctcatcagcatcatgggCCCGACCCGTAGCGGCAAATCCACGCTCATGAACCTTCTCGCAGGATGCACCACAGAGCCGCTGTTTTCAACGTCTCCTGGAGCTGAGTCTTGGACTAGAG GCACAAACCTCGGCAATAAGATCATGGGTGTTAAGGAATTCTCACGACTCGACGACGGCGTTGAGCTGCCTCTTGTAGGCTCTCAACGAGTAGCTTTCCTGGACACTGAAGGCCATGGCGACCAGGGCGACTTATACGA CATCATTCTCTTCACCCCCGCTCTTCTATGCTCCCGGGTCATCGTGTTCAACACCACAGATGTCGCCAAGGACACCATTCTGACgtctttggcgatgatgactcTGGCCGCAGAGAAGCTTCATTTTGGTGGTGACAAAAAGACTTCCGGTCCCAAATTCGGCCAATtagtcatcatcatcaacaa ATATGATCTTGGAGGTTCag TGGATGATGTCAGAAAAAATATCCTCAGAAAAGAGATCGGCAGGACCGAGGCCATAAAGAGGAGGAATAAGATCCGAGAAAAGCTCTCCGCCGAGTTTGAGGATGTGACT GTTCACCTGCTTCGCGGAAACTCTCTGAAAGAGGGTGTGCAGGCTAAGATCAACGACAAATCCAAGGAGTTCCTTGTTCTTGATGACTTCAATGACAATTATGTCAAGGATTTTAAGAATCTGCGTGCCTCGCTGTCTCAGATGCTGAGGATCCCTCGACTTGTCGCCGGAGCACCTTTAACTGGCGCTTCAACGGCGGACTTTGTCTCAAGCATTGTCAAATCGATCAATCGTCTTGAACAGAACGGGCAGCTGCATGTTCCCGACATTTGGCGGGCTGCGGAAAACGAAGCCATCAACAGATCTCACATCAAATTCCACCACGACTATAGAGAGGCGTGCAACAAGCTGAGTCAAGACACACGGCTGCTGAGTACCAAGGACTGCAACAAG AAACTCGACCGTGCTATGCAGAAATGTCTGAATAGCGTCCGGGACTCATTGAGATATCTCTCTCAGCAGACTATCAA GGATACATGTGAAAGCCTTGCAAAGGAATCAGAGGGGCAGCGAAATGAGGTTTTGGCCGCAAATCTTCAGAAGATTGAGGCCTTTGCCGAGAAAGAGCTGACTGAGCTGATCGGCTCAATCCAAGACACTCTGAATGAGGCGGCGTCTGACTTCAAATCCTTCTCGCTCAATACTGCTGAAAAGCTGCTGGATCAGTATCACGGCGACTTGCTTGAAGCctacaagaagaaaatctcGTCTTATGATGAGCAGGCACTTTCGCGAAACTACTCAGTGACCTACGACCGCGCGTTCTTCACAGCTGCGGCGATTGTGAAGCAGAACCTCTCAGTTGCTTGGGCTTCATGGGTCGTTGAGCTGGATACTACAAGGTCTGAAGCAATCTCTTCCGCCTTGGAGCAACAGTACCTAGAAAGCCTAGTTGGCGATGAGTCAATATGGGAAACGACCGCGGATGAGGAGCAGAGCTCTCATCTGGAGCAGTATTACAACACCATTGATACTGAGTATCTTTGGGAGAATGCATCGGCTATCAAAGAAAGCTACACAGAAAAGGtcaacaaggccaaggactTGGTAAAGTCAAAGGTCACAGTACGAGCacaggagatggagaaggccatTGTCCAAGAGATCG aCAAGCGTTTGGCGTCATATCAGAGACAGCTGGATGAATCTCTGCTGCCTAAGGAGGACGTGGGAGATTTTAAAACCATCACAGACACAACAGATTCCAGAGACGGTCTCATAACCTTCCTTAAGGAGCAAGCCATTAGTAGCCGCCTTTATGACCACCACTTAAACGAGTTTGATAACCAGTTGTCTACCAAGAAGAGCACCTATGGCGATAGATACACCACTG TCTTGAAGGACTTCTTGGCCTATCTTGAAGAGGAACTCGATCGAGTCGTCAAGACCCAAATCGAAGACTTCAAGAACCAGAGCGACACCCTCGCAATCACCAGAACAGTATCCAAAGACAGGATCACAAATCATCTGGCTACCTGCGAAACcgccgccaaggctgccTTTGAGGCCAGCGTTGCCAACTTCAGCATCACACACGAGGACTCCAAGACGCGAGTAATCGAAGCTCGCAACAAGCTGGCCAGCGGTATCTCCGACTACCACATCGCGAAGCTGCTCCTTCTGGACGCCCTGGTCAACAAGTGGAATCGACAGGCCTTGAACAGGGCCATTAACGAGGTTATGGCTGGAGTCGTAGACTTCACGCTTGACACTCCCGAGAAGCTGGAAGAGGGCATCCGAAAAGCCAAGATGGCCTACTTTGGAGAGGCTTGTGGTGAATTGACAAAACAGGCCGAG ACATGGGAAACGTTTGAACAAAGATCCGAGACGCTGTACGAGAACGTTCG ACGCGCTCAAGCTGTTTTCAAGACGAAG GGCATCAGTTATGAGTCTACAACTTCCGAGTTGGAATCCAAAGTCATACATGGAATCTCCCGCCCCTTCGCAGACCTTGCCAA TCTCCTCGGAATGTCCTGGATATCCAGCGGGTCGGAATTCCAGCACGAGCTTCACCCCGAAGGTAGCGGACGGTCATATCTTCTCAAGAACCTGAGCAAACCCAAGGGATTCGGA AACAAGCAGTGTACAAGTCTCCGGTTCGACAACTGGAGGGCGGAATTTTCCGATTTCGTATTCGACGAGCCCATCATCCAGGAGCTTTCTCCCTTTACC GTAAAAACCATTACGGTACCGGCTCAAGATGAGAA CACCCAAGTCAACATCTCCATCAAAGAGACCAAGACGGAAACAATCGTCCACTCCAACCACGCGATGTTCAACGCTCAGAATGA ATACACGTCCACAACCGGTACCGAGGACGCGATCGCTTCGACCATCAAGGCCGCCTTCAACGGATCAGACGCCTTCACGGACGGCAAACGCAACGAGGTCACTCTTGACATCGATTTCAACTGCCCAGTTATTTGCCCCGCTAAGCGAGC AACCACAGTGACTTGCTCCGGATACACACAGCTCAAGTCCATCACTTACACCGCCAAGatgaa GCTCGTTCCCGAAGTCACCTTCACTGGAGGTTTCACCCGCTGGGGCGGTAAGAACAACGAGAACCCCAACTTCCTCAGAGGCGAGTCCCGCAAGCGCGTCTACAAGGACATCAACAACGGACCCGCCGATCAActcaaggacaaggcagCTCAGAATGCCGATCCTTGGGATTGGAATGAGGCCATCGAGAAGAATCCTCAGATCCAAACCCTCGTTGACCGCATCAGCGACCCTCAATG TTTTGAGATGTACGTCCGCGGCAAATGGGAGGGCATCAGCGGCTGGAACTTC GTCATCCAAACAGATATCAAGACCACATGA
- a CDS encoding uncharacterized protein (TransMembrane:10 (i97-120o126-142i313-334o340-367i774-795o811-828i857-878o906-923i952-970o982-1001i)), whose product MGETVIVITNGAEHANTSSDSSTLSSSQDDKPPIAEPPDISAIEKPQCPHTLPARRVAELLETHAEDGLSDQEAAARLARDGPNTIKGAKGISIWEIFLQQVANALTVVLIAVMALSFAIHDFVEGGVVLAVILLNIIVGLIQDYRAEQTIQSLYALSTPKCKVIRNGINDTVKAETLVKGDLVWLSTGDVVPADLRLVQGINLSTDESHLTGESVAISKKPDAIFNDAELPMGDRLNLVYTGSSVTRGRATGIVISTGMDTEVGQIAELLRQKKKQNTGSGPVNRFFINLYQRIRNVLGLEGTPLQVTLSKFALLLFALAILLAVIVFSVSKWDVDDDVLLYGICVGVAVIPESLLAVLTVTMAVATKAMVKGHVIVRQMPSLEAVGGVTNICSDKTGTLTQGRMIARKVWIRGGLTGLIEGTSDPYDPSSGTVSWSGSLVETCFSTFLDCLVLCNNATVTDGRKELETDSSSVTTAYGSDEWKAVGEPTEIALKVFALRFGRNKAAGDELIAEHPFDSSCKLMSVVYGSSVDVDSKCQVYTKGAVEVVLPKLNESEDLKQAIHAKAEELAADGLRVLCIANRSLDREKEDAHDRTQVESRLQFLGLAGLYDPPRPETAGAVAQCRQAGVSVHMVTGDHIKTATAIAYEVGILSRGIPLGSTTVMSAADFGNLTDDQIDAMEALPLVIARCSPLTKVRVIKALHRRKAFCIMTGDGVNDSPALKQADVGIAMGDRGSDVAKEASDMVLTDDNFASIVTGIKEGRRLSDNIQKFLLHLLTSNLAQVILLLIGLAFKDERNIAVFPLSPLEILWANLVTSSPLALGLGLEEAQPDILQRPPRSLRAGVFTVDLIRDQFMYGTFMGSLCLASFMLVAYAASGQGYHNLPIDCNEHGHDGCGLVFRARAATFATLSFLLLITAWEVKHFHRSLFNMDERWKGPLSVFKTVYHNRFLFWSVVAGFAITFPVIYLPSVNKSVFKHQAITWEWGVVFGCVAVYIALIEAWKAIKRRYGLGIDRHPVIEATSSQV is encoded by the exons ATGGGAGAGACCGTTATTGTCATCACGAATGGTGCAGAACACGCCAATACCTCGTCGGACTCGTCGACcctctccagcagccaggaCGACAAGCCGCCTATAGCGGAACCCCCCGACATATCAGCTATAGAGAAGCCGCAGTGTCCTCACACTCTACCAGCCCGGCGAGTTGCCGAGCTTCTCGAAACCCATGCCGAAGATGGACTAAGTGACCAGGAGGCTGCCGCCCGCCTTGCGCGGGACGGGCCCAATACTATCAAGGGAGCTAAAGGAATCTCCATCTGGGAGATCTTTCTCCAGCAGGTTGCCAATGCCTTGACTGTGGTGCTCATTGCCGTCATGGCATTGTCCTTTGCCATCCACGACTTTGTCGAAGGAGGCGTGGTCTTGGCGGTCATTCTCCTCAATATCATCGTGGG GTTGATCCAGGACTACCGCGCTGAGCAGACTATCCAATCACTCTACGCACTGTCGACCCCTAAATGCAAAGTCATTCGAAATGGCATCAACGATACCGTCAAGGCAGAAACTCTCGTCAAGGGCGATCTAGTCTGGCTTTCTACAGGAGATGTAGTCCCTGCCGATCTACGACTGGTCCAGGGCATCAATCTCTCCACAGACGAGTCTCATCTTACGGGAGAATCTGTGGCCATCAGCAAGAAGCCCGATGCCATCTTTAACGACGCAGAGCTTCCCATGGGCGATCGCCTGAACCTGGTCTACACTGGAAGTTCTGTGACCCGTGGCCGCGCCACAGGTATCGTCATCTCCACCGGGATGGACACCGAGGTGGGCCAGATTGCCGAGCTGCTgcgacaaaagaagaagcagaatacCGGCTCTGGCCCCGTCAACCGGTTCTTCATCAATTTGTACCAGAGAATCAGGAATGTTCTTGGCTTGGAGGGGACACCTTTGCAAGTCACGCTGAGTAAGTTTGCgctcttgctcttcgccCTGGCTATCCTCTTGgccgtcatcgtcttctCTGTTAGTAAGTGGGATGTCGACGATGATGTTTTACTGTACGGAATCTGCGTTGGCGTCGCCGTCATCCCAGAATCCCTCCTTGCCGTGCTCACCGTCACTATGGCTGTCGCTACCAAGGCAATGGTCAAGGGCCATGTAATCGTGCGCCAGATGCCGTCGCTGGAAGCCGTTGGCGGCGTAACTAATATCTGCTCCGACAAGACTGGCACTCTCACGCAAGGGCGGATGATTGCTCGCAAGGTCTGGATTCGTGGCGGTCTCACGGGGCTCATCGAGGGCACATCAGATCCTTATGATcccagcagcggcaccgTATCTTGGTCCGGATCGCTGGTAGAAACTTGCTTCAGCACCTTTCTTGACTGTCTGGTTCTGTGCAACAATGCCACCGTTACGGACGGTAGGAAAGAGCTTGAAACAGACTCTAGCAGCGTTACGACGGCTTATGGGTCTGATGAATGGAAGGCTGTTGGAGAGCCTACAGAGATAGCTCTCAAGGTCTTTGCCTTGCGCTTTGGAAGGAATAaggctgctggcgatgaacTCATCGCAGAGCACCCCTTTGACTCATCGTGCAAACTCATGAGTGTAGTCTATGGTAGCAGCGTCGATGTCGATTCCAAGTGCCAGGTGTATACCAAGGGTGCTGTTGAGGTAGTCTTGCCAAAGTTGAATGAATCCGAGGATCTAAAACAGGCTATTCATGCCAAGGCAGAAGAGCTCGCCGCCGATGGCCTCAGAGTTCTCTGTATTGCCAATAGGTCCCTGGaccgagagaaagaggatgcCCATGATCGCACCCAGGTTGAGAGCAGGTTACAATTTCTAGGGCTTGCTGGTCTGTATGATCCGCCCCGTCCAGAGACAGCCGGCGCAGTGGCGCAGTGTCGTCAAGCCGGTGTCTCTGTTCACATGGTAACCGGCGACCACATCAAGACAGCCACCGCCATTGCATACGAAGTCGGGATTCTGTCGCGAGGCATCCCCCTAGGCTCAACAACGGTCATGTCGGCGGCCGATTTTGGCAACCTCACCGATGACCAGATTGATGCCATGGAAGCCCTGCCGCTTGTCATTGCCCGATGCAGCCCCCTGACCAAAGTGCGGGTGATCAAGGCTCTGCACCGCCGAAAGGCGTTTTGCATCATGACTGGCGATGGCGTTAATGATTCGCCTGCGCTGAAGCAGGCTGACGTGGGCATAGCCATGGGCGATAGGGGAAGCGATGTGGCTAAAGAAGCGTCAGACATGGTGCTGACGGATGATAACTTTGCGTCGATTGTGACGGGTATCAAAGAAGGACGACGACTGTCAGACAATATCCAAAAG TTCCTCTTGCATCTACTCACCTCGAACCTTGCTCaagtcatcctcctcttgaTCGGACTGGCCTTCAAGGATGAACGCAATATCGCAGTCTTCCCGCTCTCGCCTCTTGAGATTCTCTGGGCGAACCTGGTCACTTCGTCTCCCCTTGCTCTTGGTTTGGGCTTGGAGGAGGCGCAGCCAGACATTCTTCAGCGTCCACCCCGCAGCTTGCGCGCTGGCGTCTTTACAGTTGATTTGATTCGGGACCAGTTCATGTATGGAACCTTTATGGGGTCGCTCTGCCTGGCGTCGTTTATGCTGGTGGCTTATGCGGCTTCCGGCCAAGGCTACCACAACCTGCCTATTGACTGCAACGAGCATGGACACGATGGCTGCGGCCTCGTATTCCGAGCCAGGGCCGCAACCTTTGCTACGCTGAGCTTCCTGCTTCTCATTACCGCCTGGGAGGTGAAGCACTTCCATCGCAGCCTCTTCAATATGGACGAGAGGTGGAAGGGACCCCTTTCAGTTTTCAAAACGGTGTACCACAACCGCTTTCTGTTCTGGTCTGTTGTTGCAGGATTCGCCATTACCTTTCCCGTTATATACCTTCCTTCCGTCAACAAGTCTGTGTTTAAGCACCAGGCAATAACTTGGGAGTGGGGTGTGGTGTTTGGTTGTGTGGCAGTGTACATTGCGCTGATTGAAGCCTGGAAGGCCATCAAACGGCGGTATGGCCTAGGCATCGATAGGCATCCTGTCATCGAGGCAACCAGCTCGCAGGTGTAA